The segment AATCAAATGTCTATATAATAAAAGTGTAAAAATTTAAAATTTTAGGAGTTGTTAAATTGAAATCTGCTGTAATGTATTATTCAAGAACTGGGAAGACGAAAATAGCTGCAAATGCGCTTGCAAATAAAATATCAGGAGATTTAATTGAAATTAAAGATCTTAAAAATAGGATGGGAATACTAAATTTTATGAGGGCTGCATTTGATGCAAGAGGTTCAAAAATCACCAATATAGAACCCAGCAATGTTGATACTACAAATTATGACATACTATGCTTTGGAACCCCTGTTTGGGGCAGTAGACCGACACCTGCATTCAACACAATGATACAAAACTTTAAAATTGCTGGAAAAAATATCATTCTCTTCGTAACCTTAGGCGGAGCAAATTATGAGGATGTACTTAATCTAATGAGCAAAATGACTAAAGAAAAAGGTGGAAATGTAATTAAAACTTTTGCAATCACCAATAGCGGTAAAAAAAGTGATTTAGAAATAGAAAATGAAATAAATGGAATGGAAATCCCATTATAAATATTTTAAACCAAACTAAATAATTTCTAAAGGAATCACTTCAATCTCAGATCCTTCTTCAACTATTTCTACATTTTTAGGCACTTCAAAATAACCATCAGCTTCTGCAACTGCCGTTATTGCCCCCGAATCTTTTAATATGGGGTATGCAATATTATTTTCTATTTTTACAAAAGCATATTGGTGCCTTCCCCTTGAAGAATGAAATCTTCTTGAAATC is part of the Methanobacterium sp. genome and harbors:
- a CDS encoding flavodoxin, with the protein product MKSAVMYYSRTGKTKIAANALANKISGDLIEIKDLKNRMGILNFMRAAFDARGSKITNIEPSNVDTTNYDILCFGTPVWGSRPTPAFNTMIQNFKIAGKNIILFVTLGGANYEDVLNLMSKMTKEKGGNVIKTFAITNSGKKSDLEIENEINGMEIPL